One window of the Cryptomeria japonica chromosome 7, Sugi_1.0, whole genome shotgun sequence genome contains the following:
- the LOC131056329 gene encoding uncharacterized protein LOC131056329 yields MASVNIAVQGITRIANTTRNPKSFNSSPVVQGLSNSSIAIAKPRRRSHASRKSQVGLTSLFMNGKQSGRNWEMRSLAEDLDVIPVQSNDVVDQQEGRVFIANELEDDLPKNQVGGFNAEGRFQLETAGAQVQIGTGSQISQMEKEEEIKQIDRTINAMIVFAAGTFVVTKMLTVDHDYWHGWTLYEIVRYAPLHNWAAYEEALKTNPVLAKMVISGAVYSLGDWIAQCYEGKPIFEFDRTRMFRSGLVGFSLHGSLSHYYYHLSEALFPFQDWWVVPAKVAFDQTIWAAIWNSTYFAVLGLLRFESPVNIFNELKTTFWPLLTAGWKLWPFAHLITYGVVPVEQRLLWVDCVELIWVTILSMYSNEKSEARLLEASSEGNSDPAMNSISDVSKDQ; encoded by the exons ATGGCTTCTGTGAATATAGCAGTACAAGGGATAACAAGAATAGCGAACACCACGAGAAATCCCAAGTCCTTCAATTCAAGTCCTGTCGTTCAAGGCCTTTCAAATTCATCCATAGCAATCGCCAAGCCTAGACGGAGAAGTCATGCGTCCAGAAAGTCTCAAGTGGGTCTGACAAGTCTTTTCATGAATGGGAAGCAATCTGGAAGAAATTGGGAAATGAGGTCATTAGCAGAAGACCTTGATGTTATTCCAGTGCAGAGCAATGATGTTGTGGATCAACAAGAAGGGCGCGTGTTCATAGCTAATGAACTGGAGGATGATCTGCCTAAAAACCAAGTTGGGGGATTCAATGCGGAAGGACGTTTTCAGTTGGAAACTGCAGGTGCCCAAGTGCAAATTGGAACGGGTTCTCAGATTTCTCAgatggaaaaggaagaggagatcaAGCAAATTGATAGAACTATTAATGCCATGATTGTTTTTGCTGCTGGAACATTTGTTGTCACCAAAATGCTCACCGTTGACCATGATTACTGGCAC GGATGGACCCTCTATGAGATTGTTAGATATGCTCCTTTGCATAACTGGGCTGCCTATGAAGAGGCCTTGAAGACCAATCCTGTTTTAGCAAAGATGGTGATAAGTGGCGCTGTCTATTCCTTGGGTGATTGGATTGCACAG TGCTATGAAGGCAAACCAATTTTTGAATTCGATCGAACTCGGATGTTCAGATCTGGTCTTGTTGGATTTAGTCTTCATGGCTCTTTGTCTCATTATTACTATCATCTTTCTGAG GCTCTATTTCCTTTCCAGGATTGGTGGGTGGTGCCTGCAAAAGTGGCCTTTGATCAAACTATCTGGGCAGCAATTTGGAACAGTACTTATTTTGCAGTTTTGGGTTTGCTGCGGTTTGAATCGCCAGTTAATATTTTCAACGAATTAAAGACAACATTTTGGCCTCTTTTGACA GCAGGGTGGAAGCTGTGGCCTTTTGCACACTTGATAACATATGGTGTTGTACCTGTGGAGCAGAGATTGCTTTGGGTGGATTGTGTTGAACTTATCTGGGTTACCATTCTTTCTAT GTACTCTAATGAAAAATCAGAAGCTAGACTTTTAGAAGCATCTTCTGAAGGAAATTCTGATCCTGCAATGAATTCTATATCAGATGTTTCCAAG GACCAATGA